The region GCATCAATACTCATTTGCTTACCAGGCATTGCATCCAAGGTGAATCTAGCTGTAACTTCTGACACACGCTCGGCACCCTTGGTTATAACGACAAATTGGACCACCAATAGGATTAAAAATATGACAGCACCGACCACAAAATTACCAGCAACTACGAAATTACCAAAGGTCTCTATAATATCTCCTGCATCAGCATCTATCAAGATAAGCCTCGTGGTCGTTATACTTAGAGCCAATCGAAACATGGTGGTAAATAACAGTATGCTTGGGAATGTGGACAAAGCTAGAACCCTAGGGATATATAATGATATCATCAGCAACGTGATACTGATGGATAGATTTACAGCCAAAAGCACATCTAAAAATGCGGTGGGTATGGGCACAACCATCAACATGATGACTGCCACCACCAA is a window of Puniceicoccales bacterium DNA encoding:
- a CDS encoding flagellar biosynthesis protein FlhA, whose product is MGSAIGAVKNCSDVLLALLVVAVIMLMVVPIPTAFLDVLLAVNLSISITLLMISLYIPRVLALSTFPSILLFTTMFRLALSITTTRLILIDADAGDIIETFGNFVVAGNFVVGAVIFLILLVVQFVVITKGAERVSEVTARFTLDAMPGKQMSIDADLRAGSIDTEQAKLKRTELEQENQLYGSLDGAMKFVKGDAIAGLIITFIDIVAGLIIGVFQKGMEPGKAI